The DNA region CGGGCTCAAGCCCACCGCCAAGGACCTCGCGTTGTTCGTGAGCGACGTGGACGCCGCTGCCGCCGCGATGTTCACGCGCAACCAGTTTCCCGGCGCGCCGATCGTGCTGGGCCGCGAGACGATCAGGGGCGGCGTGCTGCGGGCGATCGCCGTGAACAGCAAAGTGAGTAACGTGGCCACCGGCGCGCGCGGCGTGGAGAATGCCCGGCGCATGGCGGCCGCCGCCGCCGCCGAGATCGGGTGCGACCCCAATCTCGTGCTGGTGAGTTCCACCGGCGTCATCGGCGTTCCGCTTCCCATCGAGAAGATCGAGCAGGGGTTCCGCGGCATGTGCGGCGAACTGCAGAGCGATCCGATCGTCGGCGTCCACGGCATGATGACCACCGACACGTACCCCAAGGCCCTGTCGGCGCGCGTGGGGGACGCGACCATCACCTGGGTCGCCAAAGGCTCGGGCATGATCGAGCCGAACATGGCGACGATGCTGGCGTACATCTTCACCGACGCTGCCTTCGCGGCGCCGGCGCTCGACGCGATGCTGCGCGTGGCGGTGAACGTGTCGTTCAACATGCTGAGCGTGGACAGCGACACGAGCACCTCCGATACCTGCGCGCTGCTGGCCAACGGGGTCGCAGGACCGGTGGATCATACGGCGTTCATGCAGGCGCTCGCCGCCGGCTGCATCCGCATGACCGAGATGCTGGCCCGCGACGGCGAGGGCGCCAAGCACCTGCTCCGCGCCGTCGTGCGCGGCGCGGCCGACGAGGCCGACGCACGGCGCGTGGCCAAGTCGCTCGTCAATTCGCCGCTCATCAAGACCATGGTGTTCGGCGCCGATCCCAACGTGGGGCGCATCCTGATGGCGGTGGGCAAGTGCTTCGACTGCACCATCCGGCCCGACGCGACCGACGCATTCATCAACGGGCACGCCGTGGTGCGCGGAGGCGCGCGCGTGGATTTCGACGACGCGGAGGTACGCGCGGCCCTCGGCCACGAGATCGTGGACCTCGAGATCGCACTCGGCGTGGGCGACGCGAGCGCCACGGCGTACGGCTGCGACCTCACGCAGGGCTATATCGACGAGAATGCGGCGTATTACTCGAGTTGACGATCGCGGCGGATGAACGGTAGGAGAGTAGGACAGAGAACTGCCCAAGAAGACGCCGCCTACCACATCAGTGGTAAGCGGCGTCTTCATTGGCTTCTCCCGACATCTCGCTCCTGCCGTCCTACCGTCCCACCGTCCGGTCAATGAACGCTCCGACGTTGGCCTTGAACTTGGCCAGCGACGGCACGTGGACGTACACCATGTGCCCCGACTCGTATTCGGCTTCCGTGATCTGGGCGCGGACCTGCTTGGGCAGGCCCATGTGATCCATGGTCCACTCCGCGGCAAAGTACGGCGTGGCCAGATCGA from Gemmatimonadaceae bacterium includes:
- the argJ gene encoding bifunctional glutamate N-acetyltransferase/amino-acid acetyltransferase ArgJ; amino-acid sequence: MPFLDTPVLPRGFRCASRNIGLKPTAKDLALFVSDVDAAAAAMFTRNQFPGAPIVLGRETIRGGVLRAIAVNSKVSNVATGARGVENARRMAAAAAAEIGCDPNLVLVSSTGVIGVPLPIEKIEQGFRGMCGELQSDPIVGVHGMMTTDTYPKALSARVGDATITWVAKGSGMIEPNMATMLAYIFTDAAFAAPALDAMLRVAVNVSFNMLSVDSDTSTSDTCALLANGVAGPVDHTAFMQALAAGCIRMTEMLARDGEGAKHLLRAVVRGAADEADARRVAKSLVNSPLIKTMVFGADPNVGRILMAVGKCFDCTIRPDATDAFINGHAVVRGGARVDFDDAEVRAALGHEIVDLEIALGVGDASATAYGCDLTQGYIDENAAYYSS